One segment of Thunnus thynnus chromosome 19, fThuThy2.1, whole genome shotgun sequence DNA contains the following:
- the fam136a gene encoding protein FAM136A has protein sequence MAEAHQARVQTVVEDMVQSLERDHIRKMQGRMFRCSAECCDRPSDSMSSVHQCIDRCHTPLAQAQGLVTSELEKFQDRLTRCTMHCNDKAKDLFDSGAKEAAVKSLMERCVGSCVDDHVNLIPSMTRRLKENLDSIQQ, from the exons ATGGCGGAGGCTCATCAGGCGCGCGTCCAGACTGTGGTCGAAGACATGGTCCAAAGCCTGGAGAGGGACCACATCCGTAAAATGCAG GGTCGTATGTTCAGGTGCAGTGCAGAGTGCTGTGATCGACCCTCAGACTCCATGTCTTCAGTGCATCAGTGCATCGACAGGTGTCACACTCCTCTGGCTCAAGCTCAGGGACTCGTCACTTCAGAGCTGGAGAAGTTTCAG GATCGTCTGACCAGATGCACAATGCACTGCAACGACAAGGCGAAGGATCTTTTTGACTCTGGTGCCAAGGAGGCAGCCGTTAAGTCTCTGATGGAGCGCTGTGTGGGCAGCTGTGTGGACGACCATGTTAACCTGATCCCCAGCATGACCCGAAGACTCAAAGAGAATTTGGACTCTATACAACAGTGA